In the genome of Myxococcus stipitatus, one region contains:
- the tatA gene encoding twin-arginine translocase TatA/TatE family subunit — protein MLGLKPMELLLILFVLLLLFGATRLPQLGSSLGSAIRNFKRGFGGEEDAGGQGGDKKGGGTLATGGNVDKDVKSSTPSSHA, from the coding sequence ATGCTGGGGCTGAAGCCGATGGAACTACTTCTGATCCTGTTTGTGCTGCTGCTCCTCTTCGGGGCCACGCGGCTGCCGCAGCTCGGCTCGTCCCTGGGCAGCGCGATCCGCAACTTCAAGCGCGGCTTCGGCGGCGAGGAAGACGCCGGCGGCCAGGGCGGAGACAAGAAGGGTGGCGGGACGCTCGCCACCGGCGGGAACGTGGACAAGGACGTCAAGTCCTCCACGCCCAGCAGCCACGCCTGA
- a CDS encoding sensor histidine kinase, with protein sequence MGTGSTAAQAPGLVLVPMQGPPRPLGGLLLEQLGLSALPPDARSLDALLGAAGFQRRAGDARLWERAGHVLLAGEEPLGDGARLLWTAPACWDEAEVRRRVRYLGMASHDLRGSLANIRSYAALLLNGRVPLEPKVQRGLETILRNADRSLSFSQDFFDSSRADLGSLACEPERQPLIPLLEGAVERQRAAAATANVALVLDLDPSLPSPEVAVDGARIQHAVEAFILYQLSRSHPGEVIHVRVHPGVPRVRVEVRREGVPLSDEDASAVFQREERAFREKKVEDPLRVYLARQEVEAHGGGVGVETDPSGSALVLTLTALPGAMLGTPAALQA encoded by the coding sequence ATGGGAACGGGTAGCACGGCGGCGCAAGCACCGGGCTTGGTCCTTGTCCCCATGCAAGGTCCCCCGCGTCCGCTGGGTGGCTTGCTCCTCGAGCAGCTGGGCCTCTCCGCGCTGCCTCCGGACGCCCGCTCCCTGGACGCGCTTCTGGGTGCCGCGGGCTTCCAGCGCCGCGCGGGCGATGCGCGACTCTGGGAGCGCGCCGGGCACGTCCTGCTCGCGGGAGAAGAGCCCCTGGGGGATGGAGCGCGCCTGCTGTGGACGGCCCCCGCCTGCTGGGACGAAGCCGAGGTGCGCCGTCGGGTGCGCTACCTGGGCATGGCGTCCCATGACCTGCGCGGCTCGCTGGCCAACATCCGCTCCTACGCCGCGCTGCTCCTCAACGGCCGCGTCCCGCTGGAGCCCAAGGTGCAGCGCGGGCTGGAGACCATCCTGCGCAACGCGGACCGCTCGCTCTCCTTCTCGCAGGACTTCTTCGACTCCAGCCGCGCGGACCTGGGCTCGCTGGCCTGCGAGCCGGAGCGCCAGCCACTCATTCCCCTCCTGGAGGGGGCGGTGGAGCGTCAGCGGGCGGCGGCGGCCACGGCCAACGTGGCGCTCGTGCTGGATCTGGACCCGAGCCTGCCCTCCCCCGAGGTCGCCGTGGACGGCGCCCGCATCCAGCACGCGGTGGAGGCCTTCATCCTGTACCAGCTGTCCCGCTCCCATCCGGGCGAGGTCATCCACGTCCGGGTCCACCCAGGCGTCCCCCGGGTGCGGGTGGAGGTGCGCCGGGAGGGGGTCCCCCTCTCCGACGAGGACGCCTCCGCGGTCTTCCAGCGCGAGGAGCGGGCCTTCCGGGAGAAGAAGGTGGAGGACCCCCTGCGCGTCTACCTGGCCCGACAGGAGGTGGAGGCGCACGGGGGCGGAGTGGGCGTGGAGACGGACCCGTCCGGCAGCGCCTTGGTCCTCACCCTCACGGCCCTTCCGGGCGCCATGCTCGGAACGCCAGCGGCCCTCCAAGCATAG
- a CDS encoding long-chain fatty acid--CoA ligase yields the protein MRAENQVAPSAAGAQEGNLVQLLIQRVQSGSKEGATHKKDGRWQDVSFSQVLEDVKVLSAGLVALGVKPGDRVSLFANTSLQWIVADLAITAAQAIMVPVYSSNIPDEVAYVVNHSESSFLFVDNDEKDAKQAGRLTRVRQKLAECPTLQKVIVFEGAVAGDKEVSLADVVAKGREAHQAHPAAFDERVASVKSDDTYCIVYTSGTTGAPKGTLLTHGNWTYQAQAVRAIGMMEPSDSVMLFLPLAHVFAQVAKVAWLSMGCRLIIAESVDKLMANIAETRPTVLPSVPRVFEKVYNTVVSNGMAAPGLKGRLTRWAFGLFDEYVEAKQQGREYNSLGFTLAKKLVFTKVRATLDEKLGGNMRLFVSGGAPLSRKIAYFFDLLGFKVVEGYGLTETSAPCNANRPNKIKIGSVGPPMPGTEVKIAADGEVLVRGPCVTKGYYKNPTATAEALDADGWYHTGDIGEVDSDNYLRITDRKKDIIVTAGGKNVAPQNIENTLKTFPILSQAMVYGDKRPYLVVLLTVADESVRKLLEEKGAPVGTYAENAKRPEVHEAVKAVMAKVNSEQPPYATIKRFTIMSADFTQETGELTPTLKVKRKVCSQKFKAQIDAMYDNASIPD from the coding sequence GTGAGAGCAGAGAATCAGGTAGCACCTTCGGCGGCCGGAGCGCAGGAGGGAAACCTGGTCCAGTTGCTGATCCAGCGCGTGCAGTCCGGCTCCAAGGAAGGCGCGACGCACAAGAAGGACGGCCGCTGGCAGGACGTGAGTTTCAGCCAGGTGCTGGAGGACGTGAAGGTCCTGTCCGCCGGCCTGGTGGCCCTGGGGGTGAAGCCCGGTGACCGGGTGTCCCTCTTCGCCAACACCAGCCTTCAGTGGATTGTCGCCGACCTGGCCATCACCGCCGCGCAGGCCATCATGGTGCCGGTGTACTCGTCCAACATCCCGGACGAGGTCGCCTACGTCGTCAACCACTCGGAGTCGTCCTTCCTCTTCGTGGACAACGACGAGAAGGACGCCAAGCAGGCGGGGCGCCTCACGCGCGTGCGCCAGAAGCTGGCGGAGTGTCCCACCCTCCAGAAGGTCATCGTCTTCGAGGGCGCGGTGGCGGGCGACAAGGAGGTGTCCCTGGCGGACGTCGTGGCCAAGGGCCGCGAGGCGCACCAGGCCCATCCGGCCGCGTTCGACGAGCGCGTCGCGTCGGTGAAGTCCGACGACACCTACTGCATCGTCTACACCTCCGGCACCACGGGCGCGCCCAAGGGCACGCTGCTCACGCACGGCAACTGGACGTACCAGGCGCAGGCGGTGCGAGCCATCGGGATGATGGAGCCGAGTGACTCCGTCATGCTGTTCCTGCCGCTGGCGCACGTCTTCGCGCAGGTGGCGAAGGTGGCGTGGCTGAGCATGGGCTGCCGGCTCATCATCGCGGAGTCGGTGGACAAGCTGATGGCCAACATCGCGGAGACGCGTCCCACGGTGCTGCCGTCGGTGCCGCGTGTCTTCGAGAAGGTCTACAACACGGTGGTGTCCAACGGCATGGCGGCGCCGGGCCTCAAGGGCCGGCTGACGCGCTGGGCGTTCGGCCTGTTCGACGAGTACGTCGAGGCGAAGCAGCAGGGCCGCGAGTACAACAGCCTGGGCTTCACGCTGGCGAAGAAGCTGGTGTTCACCAAGGTGCGCGCCACGCTGGACGAGAAGCTGGGCGGCAACATGCGCCTGTTCGTCTCCGGCGGCGCTCCGCTGTCGCGCAAGATCGCGTACTTCTTCGACTTGCTGGGCTTCAAGGTCGTGGAGGGCTATGGCCTGACGGAGACGTCCGCGCCCTGCAACGCCAACCGTCCGAACAAGATCAAGATTGGCAGCGTGGGCCCGCCGATGCCGGGCACCGAGGTGAAGATCGCCGCGGACGGCGAGGTGCTCGTCCGAGGCCCCTGTGTCACCAAGGGCTACTACAAGAACCCCACGGCCACGGCCGAGGCCCTGGACGCCGACGGCTGGTACCACACGGGCGACATCGGCGAGGTGGACTCGGACAACTACCTGCGCATCACCGACCGCAAGAAGGACATCATCGTCACGGCGGGCGGGAAGAACGTGGCGCCGCAGAACATCGAGAACACGCTGAAGACCTTCCCCATCCTGAGCCAGGCCATGGTGTACGGCGACAAGCGCCCGTACCTCGTGGTGCTCCTCACGGTGGCGGACGAGTCGGTGCGCAAGCTGCTGGAGGAGAAGGGCGCTCCGGTGGGCACCTACGCGGAGAACGCGAAGCGGCCGGAGGTCCACGAGGCGGTGAAGGCGGTGATGGCCAAGGTGAACTCGGAGCAGCCTCCGTACGCCACCATCAAGCGCTTCACCATCATGTCGGCGGACTTCACCCAGGAGACCGGCGAGCTGACGCCCACGCTGAAGGTGAAGCGCAAGGTGTGCAGCCAGAAGTTCAAGGCGCAGATCGACGCCATGTACGACAACGCCTCGATTCCGGACTGA
- a CDS encoding sigma-70 family RNA polymerase sigma factor: protein MANSTKFAAEGLSQYLRHLGGHQQLTREQEYELARRARKGDESARQTLATSNLAFVVAVAKKFANRGARLDDLIQEGNVGLMKAIEHFDPKKNVRFATYAVWWIRAYITRYLKDNRSQVRGGEAERGSMVDFSLDASIDEEGETTFLDRLEDGGPSPQDVFLSNEQDTEIQDALTKVRKRIGDLGWDILTERLTQDKPLTLEELGQRWGVSRERVRQVELKTKNFLERYLSAFNENEEQAFVDAA from the coding sequence ATGGCCAACTCGACGAAGTTTGCGGCGGAGGGCCTGTCGCAATATCTGCGTCATCTGGGGGGACACCAGCAACTGACGCGCGAGCAGGAGTACGAGCTGGCTCGCCGCGCTCGCAAGGGTGACGAGTCCGCAAGACAGACGCTCGCCACCTCCAACCTCGCCTTCGTGGTCGCGGTGGCGAAGAAGTTCGCCAACCGGGGCGCGCGACTGGATGACCTCATCCAGGAAGGCAACGTGGGTCTGATGAAGGCGATCGAGCACTTCGACCCCAAGAAGAACGTGCGCTTCGCGACGTACGCGGTGTGGTGGATTCGCGCCTACATCACCCGCTACTTGAAGGACAACCGCAGCCAGGTCCGTGGCGGCGAGGCCGAGCGCGGCAGCATGGTGGACTTCTCGCTGGATGCTTCCATCGACGAGGAGGGTGAGACGACCTTCCTGGACCGCTTGGAGGACGGCGGGCCGTCGCCTCAGGACGTGTTCCTCTCCAACGAGCAGGACACTGAAATCCAGGACGCGCTCACCAAGGTCCGCAAGCGCATTGGCGACCTGGGCTGGGACATCCTCACGGAGCGGCTGACGCAGGACAAGCCGCTGACGCTGGAGGAGCTGGGGCAGCGCTGGGGCGTGTCGCGCGAGCGCGTGCGCCAGGTGGAGCTCAAGACGAAGAACTTCCTGGAGCGCTACCTGTCGGCCTTCAACGAGAACGAAGAGCAGGCCTTCGTGGACGCGGCCTGA
- a CDS encoding FAD-binding oxidoreductase translates to MSEVSARPARVDPERVARVREALADVLSPGQWRQDTETLAAYGRDESDSGVFPPDGVVFPESTAQVSAIFKACVAHGVPFTPCGARSGKSGGSLPLKGGVAVSLERMNHIRSISAEDLTAVVEPGVVTGDLMKAVEAQGLFYPPDPNSWEFCTMGGNVAENAGGPRALKYGVTRDYVIGLEWVLPDGEVVRVGRRTIKGVAGYDLVGLFVGSEGTLGVATEITVQLIPLPRKVLTALVVFASVLEAARAVSAVLAAGILPRCLELIDDVALRAVDGRGFSFPSGAGSALIVEVDGTSEESLLEELSRVGDICAQQGAAQTLVARDESQREKLWAVRRVISPALRALKPHKISEDIVVPRSKIPEIIERLKSMGAELGLTVATYGHAGDGNLHANILFEGPHQRPLVDEALRRMLVMTVDLGGTITGEHGVGLAKREFLALEQAPALIELQRRLQSFFDPSGLLNPQKIFPALVRS, encoded by the coding sequence ATGAGTGAAGTCTCCGCGCGGCCCGCTCGTGTGGACCCGGAGCGGGTGGCGCGGGTGCGCGAGGCCCTGGCGGACGTCCTCTCCCCCGGGCAGTGGCGGCAGGACACCGAGACGCTCGCCGCCTATGGCCGCGACGAGTCCGACAGTGGCGTCTTCCCTCCAGACGGAGTCGTGTTCCCCGAGAGCACGGCGCAGGTGTCCGCCATCTTCAAGGCCTGCGTGGCGCACGGCGTGCCCTTCACGCCTTGCGGTGCCCGGAGCGGGAAGAGCGGCGGCTCGTTGCCTTTGAAGGGGGGCGTGGCGGTGAGCCTGGAGCGGATGAACCACATCCGCTCCATCTCCGCCGAGGACCTCACGGCGGTGGTGGAGCCCGGCGTGGTGACGGGCGACTTGATGAAGGCGGTGGAGGCCCAGGGCCTCTTCTATCCGCCGGACCCGAACTCGTGGGAGTTCTGCACGATGGGCGGCAACGTCGCGGAGAACGCGGGCGGGCCTCGCGCGCTCAAGTACGGCGTCACGCGCGACTACGTCATCGGCCTGGAGTGGGTGCTCCCGGATGGCGAAGTTGTCCGCGTGGGCCGGCGCACCATCAAGGGCGTGGCGGGCTACGACCTGGTGGGCCTCTTCGTGGGCTCGGAGGGGACCCTCGGCGTCGCGACGGAAATCACCGTGCAGCTCATTCCTTTGCCCCGAAAAGTCCTCACGGCGCTCGTGGTGTTTGCGTCCGTGCTGGAGGCCGCGCGGGCCGTGTCCGCGGTGCTCGCCGCGGGAATCCTTCCGCGCTGCCTGGAGCTCATCGACGACGTGGCCCTGCGCGCGGTGGATGGGCGCGGCTTCTCGTTTCCATCAGGCGCCGGCTCCGCGCTCATCGTCGAAGTGGACGGCACGAGCGAGGAGTCGTTGCTGGAGGAACTGTCACGGGTCGGCGACATCTGCGCACAGCAAGGGGCTGCGCAGACGCTCGTCGCGCGGGACGAGTCCCAGCGAGAGAAGCTGTGGGCCGTCCGCCGGGTGATCTCCCCCGCGCTGCGCGCCCTCAAGCCTCACAAGATTTCCGAGGACATCGTCGTTCCCCGCTCAAAAATTCCCGAAATCATCGAGCGACTGAAGTCCATGGGCGCGGAGCTGGGCCTCACCGTGGCCACGTATGGCCATGCGGGGGATGGAAATCTCCACGCCAACATCCTCTTCGAGGGGCCGCACCAACGTCCCTTGGTCGACGAAGCCCTTCGCCGCATGTTGGTGATGACGGTGGACCTGGGCGGGACGATCACAGGCGAGCACGGTGTGGGCCTCGCGAAGCGGGAATTTCTCGCGCTCGAACAGGCGCCGGCACTGATTGAACTTCAACGGCGTCTCCAGTCCTTCTTCGACCCATCAGGCTTGCTCAATCCGCAGAAAATCTTCCCGGCGCTCGTGCGTTCTTAG
- the folE gene encoding GTP cyclohydrolase I, translating into MAAAVKAFLHAAGLPLQDANLVDTPQRVADAWCRDFLDGYAKTPEEVLGKTFPMPRGSSRELVVVTNLRFHSMCPHHLLPVTGVAHVAYVPGKQVAGFGRLSALVDCYAHRLILQEDLAREVASSLARVLGSPGTACVIEAEQACLRMRGAQQRDAITHAEAYEGVLRQDGALRRELWARLGARR; encoded by the coding sequence ATGGCCGCCGCGGTGAAGGCCTTCCTGCACGCGGCGGGATTGCCCCTCCAGGACGCGAACCTGGTGGACACGCCCCAGCGCGTGGCCGACGCCTGGTGCCGCGACTTCCTGGATGGCTACGCCAAGACGCCCGAGGAGGTGCTCGGAAAGACCTTCCCCATGCCTCGGGGCTCATCGCGGGAGCTGGTGGTGGTGACGAACCTCCGCTTCCATTCGATGTGCCCGCACCATCTCTTGCCCGTGACGGGCGTGGCCCATGTGGCCTACGTGCCGGGCAAGCAGGTGGCGGGCTTCGGGCGGCTGTCCGCGCTGGTGGATTGCTACGCGCACCGCCTCATCCTCCAGGAGGACCTGGCCCGCGAGGTGGCCAGCTCCCTGGCTCGAGTGCTGGGCAGCCCCGGCACCGCGTGTGTCATTGAAGCGGAGCAGGCGTGTCTGCGCATGCGTGGGGCCCAGCAGCGTGATGCCATCACCCACGCGGAGGCCTATGAGGGGGTGCTTCGCCAGGATGGTGCCCTGCGCCGCGAGCTGTGGGCCCGACTGGGAGCCCGGCGATGA